In one Pseudomonas sp. 31-12 genomic region, the following are encoded:
- the queC gene encoding 7-cyano-7-deazaguanine synthase QueC, which translates to MTEQLNTAEKRAVILLSGGLDSATVVAMARADGYSCYTMSFDYGQRSHAELHAAERVARDLGVVEHKVIGLNLNGIGGSALTDTSIDVPEEAGEGIPVTYVPARNTVFLSLALGWAEVLGARDIFIGVNAVDYSGYPDCRPEFIESFERMANLATKAGVEGNGFRIQAPLQNLSKAQIVQAGVKLGVDYGLTVSCYQADDNGRACGKCDSCRLRAEGFAAAGVSDPTPYF; encoded by the coding sequence ATGACTGAACAACTGAACACTGCTGAAAAACGTGCGGTCATCCTGCTGTCCGGCGGCCTCGATTCCGCGACGGTCGTGGCCATGGCCCGCGCTGATGGCTATAGCTGCTACACCATGAGCTTCGATTACGGTCAGCGCTCCCACGCGGAGCTGCACGCCGCCGAGCGTGTCGCCCGTGACCTGGGTGTGGTGGAGCACAAGGTGATTGGCCTGAACCTGAACGGTATCGGCGGTTCGGCACTGACCGACACCAGCATCGACGTCCCGGAAGAAGCGGGCGAAGGTATTCCGGTGACTTACGTGCCGGCGCGCAACACGGTGTTTCTGTCCCTGGCGCTGGGTTGGGCTGAAGTGCTCGGCGCGCGCGACATCTTCATCGGCGTGAACGCGGTGGATTACTCCGGTTACCCGGATTGCCGTCCCGAGTTCATCGAGTCCTTCGAGCGCATGGCCAATCTGGCGACAAAGGCCGGTGTAGAGGGCAATGGCTTCCGCATCCAGGCGCCACTGCAGAACCTCAGCAAGGCACAGATCGTCCAGGCAGGCGTGAAGCTGGGGGTCGATTACGGGCTGACCGTTTCCTGCTATCAGGCGGACGATAATGGTCGTGCGTGCGGCAAATGCGACAGCTGCCGACTGCGTGCAGAAGGCTTTGCAGCGGCTGGCGTGAGCGACCCAACACCTTATTTTTGA
- the queE gene encoding 7-carboxy-7-deazaguanine synthase QueE: protein MQDTLRITEVFYSLQGETRTAGLPTVFVRLTGCPLRCQYCDSAYAFTGGTIRPLDDILEQVAGFRPRYVCVTGGEPLAQPNAIPLLKQLCDAGYEVSLETSGALDISAVDSRVSRVVDLKTPGSKEAHRNRYENIELLTPNDQVKFVICSREDYDWAVSKLIQYGLDQRAGEVLFSPSHHDLNARDLADWVVADNLPVRLQLQLHKYLWNDEPGR from the coding sequence ATGCAAGACACATTGAGAATCACCGAAGTTTTCTACTCATTGCAGGGTGAAACGCGGACTGCCGGGCTGCCCACTGTTTTTGTGCGCCTGACCGGTTGTCCATTGCGTTGCCAATACTGCGACAGCGCCTACGCGTTCACTGGCGGCACCATTCGCCCACTCGACGACATCCTCGAGCAAGTGGCCGGTTTCCGCCCGCGTTACGTCTGTGTCACCGGCGGCGAGCCGTTGGCCCAGCCGAATGCCATCCCATTGCTCAAGCAGTTGTGCGACGCCGGTTACGAAGTGTCACTGGAAACCAGTGGTGCTCTCGACATCTCGGCGGTAGATTCCCGGGTCAGTCGCGTCGTCGACCTGAAAACCCCAGGTTCGAAGGAAGCACACCGCAACCGCTACGAGAACATCGAACTGCTCACGCCCAATGACCAGGTGAAGTTTGTCATCTGCTCGCGGGAAGACTACGACTGGGCCGTGTCCAAGCTGATTCAGTACGGTCTGGACCAGCGTGCAGGCGAAGTACTGTTCTCGCCAAGCCACCATGACCTGAATGCGCGGGACCTGGCGGACTGGGTGGTGGCGGACAACCTGCCTGTGCGTCTGCAATTGCAGCTGCATAAATATCTTTGGAATGACGAGCCGGGGCGCTGA